A stretch of the Psychroserpens sp. Hel_I_66 genome encodes the following:
- a CDS encoding methyltransferase domain-containing protein — MEPLDQQYWDNRYKDNKIQWDLGEVSPPIKAYFDQVENKSLKILIPGGGNSYEAEYLYKIGFKNVYVVDLSQTALDNIKSRVPNFPKAQLIHGNFFDLQMTFDIIVEQTFFCALHLNLRTDYMSKMDELLLPKGKIIGVLFNLPLNDDQPPFGGNLPLYKKLFTTHFKILKMEPCYNSIKKREGKELFFEVIKE; from the coding sequence ATAGAACCACTCGACCAGCAGTATTGGGATAACCGTTATAAAGACAATAAAATTCAATGGGATTTGGGTGAAGTGTCACCTCCAATCAAAGCCTATTTTGATCAAGTGGAGAACAAGTCTCTCAAGATATTGATTCCTGGTGGTGGTAATTCTTACGAAGCTGAGTATTTATACAAAATTGGTTTTAAAAATGTGTATGTCGTTGATTTGTCCCAAACAGCGTTGGACAATATCAAATCTCGAGTACCAAATTTCCCAAAAGCGCAATTGATCCATGGCAATTTTTTTGATTTACAAATGACGTTCGATATCATTGTTGAGCAAACCTTCTTTTGTGCTTTACATCTCAATCTAAGAACAGATTATATGTCTAAAATGGATGAACTACTGCTTCCGAAGGGAAAAATAATTGGCGTATTATTTAATCTCCCGCTCAATGATGACCAACCACCTTTTGGTGGAAACCTGCCACTCTATAAAAAATTATTCACCACGCATTTTAAAATACTCAAGATGGAGCCATGCTACAACTCTATAAAAAAAAGGGAAGGGAAGGAATTGTTCTTTGAAGTCATTAAGGAATAG
- a CDS encoding DUF4870 domain-containing protein, whose protein sequence is MRQDNQLLVLTHLSQLLTFITGFGGLIVPLVIWATQKETVYKMDQQGKNIVNFQLSILVYSIICIPLVFIIVGIFGLIALCLLSFILPITNAIKASHGESPKYPLSLNFIS, encoded by the coding sequence ATGAGACAGGACAATCAACTTTTAGTATTAACACATCTTAGTCAGTTACTTACATTTATCACTGGATTTGGCGGATTAATCGTGCCACTGGTTATATGGGCAACGCAAAAGGAGACTGTGTATAAAATGGATCAACAAGGTAAGAATATCGTAAACTTTCAATTAAGTATTTTGGTTTACAGTATTATCTGCATTCCGTTGGTATTTATAATTGTTGGCATCTTCGGACTTATCGCTTTGTGTTTGCTATCATTTATTTTACCAATCACAAATGCTATTAAAGCAAGTCATGGCGAATCTCCAAAATATCCTTTATCTCTTAATTTTATTAGTTAG
- the dnaN gene encoding DNA polymerase III subunit beta gives MKFIVSSTYLLKQLQVLGGVINNSNTLPILDNFLFDLKDSKLTVSASDLETTMSSTLDVESDEDGSIALPARLLLDTLKTFPEQPLTFVVEENNTVEISSNHGKYALAYADGNEFPKSVELDDPSTTTIAGEILATAISKTIFAAGNDDLRPVMSGVFFQFSTEGLTFVATDAHKLVKYTREDVKADQVAEFIMPKKPLNLLKGILAATDDAVTIEYNDSNAKFTFENSVLVCRLIDGKYPNYEAVIPKENPNKLTIDRTQFLNSVRRVSIFSNKTTHQIRLKIAGAELNISAEDIDYSNKAEERLSCDYQGDDMQIGFNSRFLTEMLNNLNADNVQLEMSLPNRAGILTPVDGLDEGEHVTMLVMPVMLNS, from the coding sequence ATGAAATTTATAGTATCAAGTACATACTTACTTAAGCAATTACAAGTGTTAGGCGGTGTGATTAACAATTCAAACACCTTACCTATTTTAGATAATTTTTTATTCGATTTAAAAGATTCAAAACTAACGGTTTCTGCAAGCGATTTAGAGACCACAATGTCTTCTACACTTGACGTAGAGAGCGATGAAGATGGTAGCATTGCGTTGCCAGCCCGTTTGCTTTTAGATACTTTAAAGACGTTTCCTGAACAGCCCTTAACCTTTGTTGTTGAAGAAAATAACACGGTAGAAATCAGTTCAAACCACGGTAAATACGCGTTGGCGTATGCAGATGGTAACGAGTTTCCAAAATCGGTAGAATTAGACGATCCAAGCACAACAACGATTGCTGGGGAAATTTTGGCTACTGCGATTAGCAAAACTATTTTTGCAGCAGGAAACGATGATTTGCGTCCTGTGATGAGTGGTGTCTTTTTTCAGTTTTCTACGGAAGGATTGACCTTCGTGGCAACAGACGCCCACAAATTGGTAAAATACACACGTGAGGATGTTAAGGCAGATCAAGTTGCGGAATTTATCATGCCTAAAAAACCTTTAAATCTTTTAAAGGGAATTTTAGCTGCAACCGATGATGCTGTAACGATAGAATATAACGATTCTAACGCCAAGTTTACGTTTGAGAATTCGGTATTGGTTTGTCGTTTAATCGACGGAAAATATCCAAATTACGAAGCGGTGATCCCTAAGGAAAACCCAAATAAGCTTACAATAGATAGAACACAGTTTTTAAACTCGGTTCGTCGTGTGAGTATCTTTTCTAATAAAACAACGCACCAAATACGTTTGAAAATTGCTGGTGCGGAATTAAATATTTCTGCGGAAGATATTGATTACTCAAACAAAGCAGAAGAGCGCCTCTCTTGTGATTACCAAGGTGACGACATGCAAATTGGGTTCAACTCTCGTTTTTTAACAGAAATGTTAAACAACCTCAATGCAGATAACGTACAACTGGAAATGAGCCTTCCAAATAGAGCAGGAATCTTAACACCTGTAGATGGACTTGATGAAGGTGAGCATGTAACGATGTTAGTAATGCCTGTGATGCTAAACAGTTAA
- the gldG gene encoding gliding motility-associated ABC transporter substrate-binding protein GldG gives MLKSKKNIVIIVVTLVALVVINVISSYVYKRFDLTQDKRYTLSNEALQTIENVDSPLIIDVFLEGEFPSEFRRLRDETQQLLEEFSLSNSNVKFQFINPLADEKTRNQNIQQLAQRGLQPFQVNIQESGKTTQEVIIPWALASYNEQTVIVPLIKNKIGATDQELVNSSIQNLEYVFAEAFKKLVNPKQKKIAVLRGNGQLKDVYVADFLKKMGEHYFLAPFTLDSVANNPQKTLKDIENYDLIISAKPSIPFSEEEKYVLDQYTMNGGKSLWLTESIVMDRDSLLNESGRGVAIMKDLNLNDFFFKYGVRINPVIVNDLYSAPIPLAIGEGNNTQFQPIQWPYSPLAASNPNHPITTNLDPVKFDFASQIDTLKNGVEKTILLRSSKLSKLQGVPKEISLDVVTQQPNPEEYNQPNQTLAVLLEGEFTSVYDKRIKPFKISEDKTISKSTKMIVIADGDVIKNEVIRNQPQELGFEFLTKRKFGNKEFLENAVNYLLNDDGLINIRTKEVKLAFLDSEKIEDQKSKWQIINIVLPLVILGVFGVLFTFFRRKRYSK, from the coding sequence ATGCTAAAGAGTAAAAAAAATATTGTAATTATCGTTGTCACTTTAGTAGCGCTTGTCGTAATTAATGTGATCTCAAGTTATGTATATAAACGTTTTGATTTAACCCAAGATAAACGTTATACCTTATCAAATGAAGCACTACAAACTATAGAAAATGTAGATTCACCTTTAATAATTGACGTGTTTTTAGAGGGCGAATTTCCTTCGGAATTTAGACGTCTTCGCGATGAAACCCAACAGTTGCTTGAAGAATTTTCACTCTCTAACAGCAATGTGAAATTTCAGTTTATTAATCCGTTGGCAGATGAAAAAACACGAAACCAAAACATACAGCAATTAGCACAACGAGGCTTACAACCGTTTCAAGTGAATATTCAGGAAAGTGGGAAAACCACTCAAGAAGTGATTATCCCATGGGCTTTGGCGAGCTATAACGAGCAAACCGTTATTGTGCCTTTGATCAAAAACAAAATTGGCGCTACAGATCAAGAACTGGTTAACAGTTCCATCCAAAATTTGGAATATGTATTTGCAGAAGCCTTTAAAAAACTGGTCAACCCTAAACAGAAAAAGATTGCTGTTTTAAGAGGTAACGGACAATTAAAAGATGTGTACGTTGCTGACTTTCTCAAAAAAATGGGAGAGCATTATTTTCTTGCGCCTTTTACCTTAGATAGCGTTGCTAACAATCCGCAAAAGACTTTAAAAGATATTGAGAATTATGATTTAATTATCTCTGCAAAACCGAGTATTCCATTTTCCGAAGAAGAAAAATATGTGCTTGACCAATACACCATGAATGGCGGAAAAAGTCTCTGGCTCACCGAAAGTATCGTGATGGACAGAGACAGCCTGCTTAATGAATCTGGTCGAGGTGTCGCGATTATGAAAGACCTCAATCTCAACGATTTTTTCTTTAAATATGGTGTGCGCATCAATCCTGTTATCGTGAATGATTTATACTCTGCTCCTATACCTTTGGCGATTGGTGAAGGTAATAACACACAGTTTCAACCTATACAATGGCCATATTCACCTTTGGCAGCGAGCAATCCAAATCACCCAATTACTACAAATTTGGATCCTGTAAAATTCGATTTTGCGAGTCAGATTGATACGTTGAAAAACGGTGTTGAGAAAACTATTTTATTGCGCAGTTCTAAGTTATCAAAATTACAAGGCGTGCCTAAAGAAATTAGTTTAGATGTCGTGACGCAACAACCTAACCCTGAAGAATATAACCAACCCAATCAAACTTTAGCGGTTTTGCTTGAAGGCGAGTTTACATCGGTGTATGACAAACGAATAAAACCCTTTAAAATTTCCGAAGATAAAACCATAAGCAAATCCACAAAAATGATTGTAATCGCAGATGGCGACGTTATAAAAAACGAGGTGATTAGAAACCAACCGCAAGAACTGGGTTTTGAGTTTTTGACCAAACGTAAATTTGGAAATAAAGAGTTTCTTGAAAATGCTGTGAACTACCTTTTAAACGATGACGGACTTATAAACATTCGCACAAAAGAAGTCAAATTAGCCTTTTTAGATTCTGAAAAAATAGAAGACCAAAAATCAAAATGGCAAATCATTAATATCGTTTTACCGCTTGTAATTCTTGGTGTTTTTGGAGTTTTATTTACTTTTTTCCGAAGAAAACGCTATTCAAAATAA
- the gldF gene encoding gliding motility-associated ABC transporter permease subunit GldF — translation MLAILKKEINTFFASPIGYLVIAVFLLLNGLFLWLFKGDFNVLDNGFADLSTFFLLAPWILIFLVPAVTMRSFADEKKQGTLELLLTKPISHLNIVLGKYLGSYLLIIIALIPTLLYVYTISKLGNPEGNLDVGSVMGSYFGLLFLVAAYTAIGVFASSLSDNQIVAFIVAVFICFFFYFGFEGLANYNLFGDAFYIEKLGMESHFKSMSRGVLDSRDILYFLSITLFFIVLTKLNIKRANQ, via the coding sequence ATGCTAGCAATCCTTAAAAAAGAAATCAACACCTTTTTCGCATCTCCAATCGGTTATTTGGTGATTGCGGTCTTTTTATTGCTCAATGGATTATTTCTTTGGTTATTTAAAGGAGATTTTAATGTTCTTGATAATGGTTTTGCAGATTTATCAACCTTCTTTTTATTAGCACCTTGGATCCTCATTTTCTTAGTTCCAGCAGTTACGATGCGAAGTTTTGCAGATGAAAAAAAACAAGGCACTTTAGAATTGTTGCTCACAAAACCAATCAGTCACTTAAATATTGTTTTGGGTAAATATCTTGGTTCATATTTATTAATAATTATTGCGCTTATCCCAACATTGCTTTACGTATACACGATTTCAAAACTAGGTAATCCAGAGGGCAACCTAGATGTTGGTAGCGTGATGGGTTCCTACTTTGGGCTCTTATTTCTAGTCGCAGCCTATACCGCAATTGGTGTCTTTGCCTCTAGCCTATCAGATAATCAAATCGTTGCATTTATCGTTGCAGTTTTTATATGCTTCTTTTTCTATTTTGGTTTTGAAGGTCTTGCTAATTACAATCTTTTTGGAGATGCTTTTTACATCGAAAAACTAGGGATGGAATCCCATTTTAAAAGTATGAGTCGTGGTGTTTTAGACTCGAGAGATATCCTCTATTTTTTGAGCATCACACTGTTTTTTATTGTATTGACAAAACTCAATATTAAACGTGCAAATCAATGA
- a CDS encoding putative quinol monooxygenase, translating to MLVRIVKLSLEPSKIEEFLSNFESQKEHIRGFSGCEFLELYRDKNNTNVFFTYSYWQTETDLENYRHSNLFKGIWAKTKPMFNGKPEAWSVDKLVTLK from the coding sequence ATGCTAGTACGAATCGTAAAACTAAGTCTAGAACCTTCAAAAATTGAAGAATTTCTCTCTAATTTTGAATCTCAAAAAGAGCATATTAGAGGATTTAGCGGTTGCGAGTTTTTAGAGCTTTATCGAGATAAAAACAATACCAACGTCTTTTTTACGTACAGTTATTGGCAAACCGAAACAGATTTAGAAAATTACAGACACTCTAATTTATTTAAAGGTATCTGGGCAAAAACAAAACCGATGTTCAATGGTAAACCTGAAGCTTGGAGTGTGGATAAGTTAGTGACATTAAAGTAA
- a CDS encoding S-adenosyl-l-methionine hydroxide adenosyltransferase family protein — protein sequence MAIITLTTDFGEKDHFAGAIKGAIYSELVDVRIVDISHSVAPFNVPEAAYIIQNAYSSFPKGTIHVIGIDSELNPENKHIAVQLDDHYFICANNGIMSMICSEIAPQKIVEINIHDRVATSFPVLDVFVNVACHIARGGTLEVIGKIIETIKPIKNLIPFVNDEKNQIIGSVIYIDNYGNVITNIKRKFFENVQKTRAFEISARNYKFKTIYDKYCDAINFEIPEEKRYDEGKGLVVFNSSGYLEIAVYKSDNSTVGSASTLMGLKIMDTVTVNFDKN from the coding sequence ATGGCAATCATCACTTTAACAACCGATTTTGGAGAAAAAGACCACTTTGCTGGTGCCATAAAAGGTGCTATTTACAGTGAATTGGTAGATGTTAGAATTGTTGATATCTCACATTCTGTTGCGCCATTTAATGTGCCAGAGGCTGCATATATTATACAAAATGCGTATAGTAGTTTCCCAAAAGGTACGATACATGTGATAGGTATCGATTCTGAACTTAATCCTGAAAACAAACACATTGCTGTGCAATTGGATGACCATTATTTTATTTGTGCCAACAATGGGATCATGAGTATGATCTGTTCAGAAATTGCGCCACAAAAAATAGTAGAGATCAATATCCACGATCGTGTAGCGACGAGTTTTCCTGTTTTGGATGTATTTGTCAATGTGGCTTGCCATATTGCTCGTGGCGGAACTTTAGAGGTCATTGGTAAAATTATAGAGACTATCAAACCAATCAAAAATCTAATCCCGTTTGTGAACGATGAAAAAAACCAGATTATTGGGAGCGTTATTTATATTGATAACTACGGAAATGTAATCACCAACATCAAACGAAAATTTTTTGAAAATGTCCAGAAAACACGTGCTTTTGAAATTTCTGCACGTAATTATAAGTTCAAAACTATTTATGATAAATATTGTGATGCCATCAATTTTGAAATTCCAGAAGAAAAGCGCTATGATGAAGGTAAAGGACTTGTTGTGTTTAACTCTTCAGGATACCTGGAAATTGCGGTTTACAAAAGTGACAATTCTACCGTTGGTAGTGCGTCAACACTTATGGGATTGAAAATCATGGATACCGTAACCGTGAATTTTGATAAAAATTGA
- a CDS encoding PhoH family protein yields MNELILELEEITPKEFFGAQNSNIVLLKKNFPKLKIVARGNKIKAYGDEDLLEEFDKRMNMLMQHFGKYNKIDENAIERVLTSESSDDYNTSAQSGETIVHGVNGKIIKAQTVNQRKLVESMRKNDMVFAIGPAGTGKTYTGVALAVRALKAKEVKRIILTRPAVEAGENLGFLPGDLKEKLDPYMQPLYDALRDMIPAETLARFIENGTIQIAPLAFMRGRTLDNAFVILDEGQNTTHAQMKMFLTRMGKSAKFLLTGDPGQVDLPRRTISGLKEALLVLKNVEGIGMIYLDDKDVIRHRLVKKVIEAYKSIENRE; encoded by the coding sequence TTGAATGAACTTATTTTAGAACTCGAAGAAATCACTCCAAAAGAATTTTTTGGTGCCCAAAATTCCAATATTGTACTTCTTAAAAAAAACTTTCCTAAACTTAAAATCGTTGCCAGAGGTAATAAAATCAAAGCCTATGGTGATGAGGATTTATTAGAGGAATTTGACAAACGTATGAATATGCTCATGCAGCATTTTGGCAAATACAACAAAATTGATGAAAATGCAATTGAGCGTGTATTGACAAGTGAGAGTAGCGATGACTATAATACCTCTGCCCAAAGTGGCGAGACTATAGTGCATGGCGTAAATGGTAAGATCATTAAAGCACAAACCGTCAACCAGCGTAAATTGGTAGAGAGTATGCGCAAAAACGATATGGTTTTTGCCATTGGGCCAGCGGGTACAGGAAAAACCTATACAGGTGTTGCGTTGGCGGTTAGAGCGCTAAAAGCCAAAGAAGTAAAACGTATTATTTTAACGCGTCCTGCGGTTGAGGCTGGAGAAAATTTAGGGTTTTTGCCAGGAGATCTAAAAGAAAAATTGGACCCTTACATGCAACCGCTTTATGATGCACTTCGTGATATGATTCCTGCGGAAACATTAGCACGTTTCATAGAAAACGGAACCATCCAAATTGCACCTTTGGCATTTATGCGTGGACGAACATTGGACAATGCCTTTGTTATTTTGGATGAAGGTCAAAATACAACTCACGCCCAAATGAAGATGTTTTTAACACGTATGGGTAAAAGTGCAAAGTTTTTATTGACAGGAGATCCTGGGCAGGTAGATTTGCCTCGTCGTACGATTTCTGGATTAAAAGAAGCACTTTTAGTACTTAAAAACGTGGAAGGCATTGGTATGATTTATTTAGATGATAAAGATGTGATTCGACATAGATTGGTGAAAAAAGTAATTGAAGCCTATAAGAGTATCGAGAACCGAGAGTAG
- a CDS encoding phosphoribosylaminoimidazolesuccinocarboxamide synthase, producing the protein MSNTITESNFNFPGQKSVYKGKVREVYNIKDEELVMIATDRLSAFDVVMPKGIPYKGQILNQIATSMMKATEDLVPNWLTATPDPNVAVGHLCDPFKVEMVIRGYMSGHAAREYKAGKRLLCGVEMPEGMKENDKFPNPIITPATKAEMGDHDEDISKEDILKRGIVSEEDYSVLEDYTRKLFQRGTEIAASRGLILVDTKYEFGKTKDGKIVLIDEIHTPDSSRYFYAEGYQKRQDHNEPQKQLSKEFVRQWLIANNFQGLEGQTVPEMTDAYIETVSERYIELYENIMGEEFVKADVSDIQSRIDENVLEYLRK; encoded by the coding sequence ATGAGTAACACGATTACAGAATCTAATTTCAATTTTCCAGGGCAAAAAAGTGTTTACAAGGGAAAAGTTAGAGAGGTTTACAATATCAAGGATGAAGAACTCGTAATGATAGCCACAGATCGTCTTTCAGCTTTTGATGTGGTAATGCCAAAGGGAATTCCGTATAAAGGTCAGATCTTGAACCAGATTGCAACGAGCATGATGAAAGCTACGGAAGATTTGGTGCCAAACTGGTTAACCGCAACACCAGATCCCAATGTGGCAGTTGGTCATTTATGTGACCCTTTTAAGGTTGAAATGGTGATTCGAGGTTATATGTCTGGTCACGCTGCTCGTGAGTATAAAGCAGGAAAACGCTTGCTTTGCGGAGTTGAAATGCCAGAAGGGATGAAGGAAAACGATAAATTTCCAAACCCGATAATTACGCCTGCAACTAAAGCAGAAATGGGAGATCACGACGAAGATATTTCTAAGGAAGACATTTTAAAACGTGGCATCGTTTCCGAAGAAGATTATAGTGTTTTAGAAGATTATACACGTAAATTATTTCAAAGAGGAACAGAAATCGCTGCATCTCGCGGATTGATTTTAGTGGATACAAAGTATGAATTCGGAAAAACGAAAGACGGTAAAATCGTACTTATTGATGAAATTCACACACCAGACTCTTCAAGATATTTTTATGCGGAAGGTTACCAAAAACGACAAGATCATAACGAACCACAGAAACAGTTGTCTAAAGAGTTTGTGAGACAATGGCTCATCGCCAATAACTTTCAAGGTCTGGAAGGCCAAACCGTACCAGAAATGACAGATGCGTATATTGAAACCGTGAGCGAACGCTATATTGAGCTTTATGAGAATATTATGGGAGAAGAGTTTGTAAAGGCTGATGTTTCTGATATTCAAAGTAGGATTGATGAGAATGTTTTGGAGTATTTGAGAAAATAA
- a CDS encoding nuclear transport factor 2 family protein yields MNLDQNKQSSIGFYKMAYEGHPKKAIETYVGKEYIQHNPDVENGTQGFIDYFERMQREYPKKSIEFVRCIAEGDLVALHTHQTWPGNDQYVTMDFFRFDDNGKICEHWDAIQQIPKHSKNPNTMY; encoded by the coding sequence ATGAATTTAGATCAAAACAAGCAAAGCTCCATTGGATTTTACAAAATGGCTTATGAAGGCCATCCTAAAAAAGCGATTGAGACTTATGTTGGTAAAGAATACATTCAGCACAACCCTGATGTTGAAAATGGTACTCAAGGATTTATAGATTATTTCGAAAGAATGCAACGAGAATACCCTAAAAAATCGATTGAATTTGTTCGTTGTATTGCTGAAGGTGACTTAGTAGCTTTGCATACCCATCAAACTTGGCCAGGAAATGACCAGTATGTGACAATGGATTTTTTTAGATTTGATGACAACGGAAAGATCTGCGAGCATTGGGATGCCATACAGCAAATTCCTAAACATTCTAAGAATCCTAATACGATGTATTGA
- a CDS encoding DUF3037 domain-containing protein has translation MQDKVTFEYAIIRIVPKVEREEFFNVGVILFSKRKKFLGIKYEINPTKLSAFCSELDINELNQYLEAWKLICEGHPKGGSIGEFELSDRFRWLAASRSTIIQSSKTHPGLCDDPNEALNTIFKTYIL, from the coding sequence ATGCAAGATAAAGTAACTTTTGAATATGCAATTATTAGAATTGTACCTAAAGTAGAGCGTGAAGAATTCTTTAATGTTGGAGTTATCTTGTTTTCTAAGCGTAAAAAATTTTTAGGGATTAAATATGAAATCAATCCTACAAAACTAAGTGCCTTTTGTAGTGAATTGGATATCAACGAGCTAAACCAATACTTAGAAGCTTGGAAATTAATTTGTGAAGGCCATCCCAAAGGTGGCTCTATTGGTGAGTTTGAATTATCAGATCGTTTTAGATGGCTGGCAGCATCCCGAAGTACAATTATACAAAGTTCTAAAACCCATCCTGGTTTATGTGATGATCCTAATGAGGCACTAAACACTATATTTAAGACCTATATTTTGTAA
- a CDS encoding HipA family kinase → MDTIDIRTVNVVQYISPLREGGSLPAIVKADDGFMYVLKFRGAGQGKKALIAELLGGELARAIGLKIPELVFMDLDDSFSKTEPDEEIQDLLKFSVGLNLGLHFLSSAITYDPLVFEINEDTASKVVLLDSIISNIDRTVKNTNLLHWNKELWIIDNGASFYFHHNWSTWENHLTRTFPLIKDHVLLEKATKLKEASKHIITSLTKDKVKEIVSIIPEDWLINESDALSPDDIRNAYITYIHSRLNKIDELVKEAEHAR, encoded by the coding sequence ATGGATACAATTGACATTAGAACTGTGAATGTTGTGCAGTATATAAGTCCTTTAAGAGAAGGCGGATCGTTGCCTGCAATAGTAAAGGCAGATGATGGCTTTATGTACGTTCTAAAGTTTAGAGGTGCTGGACAAGGAAAAAAGGCTTTGATTGCAGAACTTTTAGGAGGAGAACTTGCTCGTGCCATTGGTTTAAAAATTCCCGAATTGGTTTTTATGGATCTCGATGACTCCTTTAGTAAAACCGAGCCAGATGAGGAAATTCAAGATTTATTAAAATTTAGTGTTGGACTCAATTTAGGATTGCATTTTTTATCAAGTGCCATCACTTATGACCCTTTAGTATTTGAAATTAACGAAGACACAGCGTCAAAAGTGGTGCTGTTAGATAGTATTATTAGCAATATTGATAGAACTGTTAAAAACACAAACCTCCTCCATTGGAATAAAGAACTTTGGATCATAGACAATGGAGCAAGTTTTTATTTTCACCACAATTGGAGTACTTGGGAAAATCATCTTACAAGAACATTCCCTCTTATAAAAGACCACGTGCTTTTAGAAAAAGCCACGAAATTAAAAGAAGCCTCAAAACACATTATCACCTCTTTAACTAAAGATAAAGTAAAAGAGATCGTTTCAATAATACCTGAAGATTGGCTTATCAATGAGTCTGATGCATTATCTCCAGATGACATAAGAAACGCCTATATAACCTATATACATTCGAGATTAAATAAAATTGATGAATTAGTTAAAGAAGCTGAACATGCAAGATAA
- a CDS encoding heparan-alpha-glucosaminide N-acetyltransferase domain-containing protein, producing the protein MKTNRLFFIDAVRAFAILMMLQGHFIDTLLDPIYRDDSNLVYQIWSYFRGITAPTFFTVSGLVFLYLLLKAKDKGNDSQRIKKGLYRGLLLLGIGYALRIDVLGWLTGHFSNYIFVIDVLQCIGLSLIILIGCYVLLRKHVWLLSSLLLAFGCICFLTEPLYRSLDLSHIPVVFANYMTKANGSIFTILPWFGYTAFGGFLATVFFSHVHRNRFRLVTVLSFFIFGSILIEYSSLILMKIHLWTHIEIFKSSANYNYLFTRFGNVLVLLGVFYAAERFLKGSLIGKIGQKTLSIYVIHFIIIFGSFTGFGLNRFYLKSLNPSEAIIGAIIFMVVVCFISFYYVKTNAFIYKGVRKIVRLNKN; encoded by the coding sequence TTGAAAACTAACCGACTCTTTTTCATAGACGCAGTGCGTGCTTTTGCCATTTTGATGATGTTGCAAGGTCATTTTATAGATACATTATTAGACCCAATTTACAGAGACGATTCTAACCTTGTTTATCAAATTTGGTCCTATTTTAGAGGCATTACAGCACCAACATTTTTTACGGTTTCGGGATTGGTTTTTTTGTACTTATTGCTAAAGGCAAAAGATAAAGGCAACGATTCTCAGCGTATTAAAAAAGGACTGTATCGAGGACTTCTTTTATTAGGCATTGGTTACGCACTTCGCATCGACGTTCTTGGTTGGCTAACTGGCCATTTTAGCAATTATATTTTTGTGATTGATGTGTTGCAATGTATTGGTTTGTCGCTCATTATACTTATTGGATGCTATGTTTTACTTCGAAAACACGTTTGGCTACTATCCTCGCTATTACTCGCTTTTGGCTGTATTTGCTTTTTGACCGAACCCTTATATCGTAGCTTGGATTTGAGTCATATTCCAGTTGTATTTGCAAATTACATGACAAAAGCCAATGGATCTATTTTTACCATTTTACCTTGGTTTGGATATACAGCTTTTGGCGGTTTTTTAGCTACAGTATTCTTTTCACATGTGCATCGAAACAGATTTCGTTTAGTCACGGTCTTGAGTTTTTTTATCTTCGGAAGTATCTTGATAGAATATTCGTCCCTTATTTTAATGAAAATTCATTTATGGACACATATTGAAATTTTCAAATCCTCTGCCAATTACAATTATTTATTCACGCGCTTCGGAAATGTGCTGGTTCTATTAGGAGTCTTCTATGCAGCAGAACGCTTTTTAAAAGGGTCGTTGATTGGCAAAATCGGACAAAAAACATTATCCATTTACGTGATTCATTTTATTATTATCTTCGGAAGTTTTACAGGGTTCGGTCTCAATAGATTTTATTTAAAATCTCTCAATCCTTCCGAAGCAATCATTGGAGCCATTATTTTTATGGTAGTCGTCTGTTTTATCTCGTTTTACTACGTAAAAACAAATGCATTTATTTACAAAGGCGTACGAAAGATTGTACGCCTCAACAAAAATTAG